The proteins below come from a single Cryptosporangium aurantiacum genomic window:
- a CDS encoding RsmB/NOP family class I SAM-dependent RNA methyltransferase, with protein MTEGDGRPQGRRPGSGRPPAGGRPDRGRSDGGRSDGGRSDGGRGEGRPERGRPGQDRARGGSDRGRPGRDQGAGRPGRDRSERPRNESGHEGTKRSWGTYQKATPDPARRAAFDVLVAVAAREAYANLMLPSVLVERRITGRDAAFVTELTYGTLRHRGTLDAILGAGSSRPIDKVDLRVLQALRLGAYQLLFTRVPPHAAVAGTVEVARVALTDGPARFVNAVLRRVSERDLDAWLPEVTPDLAADPIAHLAIRYSHPEWVIRAFADALGEDTARLAAGDSETAAALAADNERPGVDLAARPGRIDPKELAADVSGEPGRWSPVGVKLPEGAPGDVAAIADGRAHVQDEGSQLCAWTLATAPLEGTDARWLDLCAGPGGKAGLLASIADGRSAHLTAVEVSEHRAKLVEQAVRGLPATVLTADGRDVGTHPDLPEGGFDRVLVDAPCTGLGALRRRPEARWRRQPSDVPALAKLQRELLTAALRATRPGGLVAYVTCSPHLAETRVLVADVCRRTGAEPVDVRGVPEAAAAADVNPTPEGVQLSAARAAALQLWPHRHGTDAMFLSLLRKPVTPRD; from the coding sequence GTGACCGAAGGAGACGGCCGACCCCAGGGACGGCGACCGGGCAGCGGACGCCCACCCGCAGGCGGCCGCCCCGACCGCGGCCGCTCGGACGGGGGCCGCTCGGACGGGGGCCGCTCGGACGGGGGCCGCGGTGAAGGCCGCCCGGAGCGCGGCCGCCCCGGCCAGGACCGGGCGCGCGGCGGCTCCGACCGCGGCCGCCCCGGCCGCGACCAAGGCGCCGGCCGCCCCGGCCGTGATCGTTCCGAGCGGCCGCGTAACGAATCAGGGCACGAGGGGACGAAGCGGTCCTGGGGCACGTACCAGAAGGCCACCCCGGACCCGGCCCGACGTGCGGCGTTCGACGTGCTGGTGGCGGTCGCCGCCCGTGAGGCGTACGCGAACCTCATGCTGCCGTCGGTGCTGGTCGAACGCCGGATCACTGGCCGGGACGCGGCATTCGTCACCGAACTGACCTACGGAACCCTGCGCCACCGCGGAACGCTCGACGCCATTCTCGGCGCCGGGAGCAGCCGCCCGATCGACAAGGTCGACCTGCGGGTGCTCCAGGCGCTGCGGCTCGGCGCGTACCAGCTGCTGTTCACCCGCGTGCCACCGCACGCCGCGGTGGCGGGCACCGTCGAGGTGGCCCGCGTCGCGCTCACCGACGGGCCGGCCCGGTTCGTCAACGCAGTGCTGCGCCGGGTCTCCGAACGCGACCTGGACGCCTGGCTCCCCGAGGTCACGCCGGACCTCGCCGCCGACCCGATCGCCCACCTGGCGATCCGCTACAGCCACCCGGAGTGGGTCATCCGCGCGTTCGCCGACGCGCTCGGTGAGGACACCGCCCGCCTGGCGGCAGGCGACAGCGAGACCGCCGCCGCGCTCGCCGCCGACAACGAGCGGCCGGGCGTCGACCTGGCGGCTCGGCCGGGCCGGATCGACCCCAAGGAGCTGGCCGCGGACGTCAGCGGCGAGCCGGGCCGGTGGTCGCCGGTCGGCGTGAAGCTGCCGGAGGGCGCGCCGGGCGACGTCGCGGCGATCGCCGACGGACGCGCGCACGTGCAGGACGAGGGCAGCCAGCTCTGCGCCTGGACCCTGGCCACCGCCCCGCTGGAAGGCACCGACGCCCGCTGGCTCGACCTCTGCGCCGGCCCCGGCGGAAAAGCCGGGCTGCTCGCGTCGATCGCCGACGGCCGCAGCGCGCACCTCACCGCGGTCGAGGTGTCCGAGCACCGCGCCAAGCTGGTCGAACAGGCCGTGCGTGGGCTCCCCGCGACCGTGCTCACCGCGGACGGCCGCGACGTCGGTACCCATCCCGACCTGCCCGAGGGTGGGTTCGACCGGGTGCTGGTCGACGCGCCGTGCACCGGGCTGGGCGCGCTGCGACGCCGTCCGGAGGCACGCTGGCGCCGCCAGCCGAGCGACGTCCCGGCGCTGGCGAAACTCCAGCGTGAGCTGCTCACCGCGGCGCTGCGGGCGACTCGGCCCGGCGGGCTGGTCGCCTACGTGACCTGCTCACCGCACCTGGCCGAGACCCGGGTGCTGGTGGCGGACGTGTGCCGGCGCACCGGCGCCGAGCCGGTCGACGTCCGCGGAGTGCCGGAAGCCGCAGCGGCCGCGGACGTGAACCCGACGCCCGAGGGAGTTCAACTCAGCGCGGCACGCGCTGCGGCTCTTCAGCTCTGGCCGCACCGGCACGGCACCGACGCGATGTTCCTGTCGCTGCTCCGCAAGCCTGTCACACCCCGCGACTAG
- the def gene encoding peptide deformylase — protein MSVRPIRLFGDPVLRTPADEVVDFDRQLRALVKDLTETMLNERGAGLAAPQLGVSLRVFTFDVDDVVGHLVNPVLEFPDEEEQEGPEGCLSVPGLYFDTKRRMNAVAKGFDMHGEPIQVVGTELMARCLQHETDHLDGVLFVDRLDPDTKKEAMRAIRQAEWANEPAPTVKVSPHPLFGKLR, from the coding sequence GTGTCTGTCCGTCCCATTCGCCTCTTCGGAGACCCGGTGCTGCGCACCCCCGCCGACGAGGTCGTCGACTTCGACCGGCAGCTGCGGGCCCTGGTGAAGGACCTCACCGAAACGATGCTCAACGAGCGTGGCGCCGGTCTGGCCGCCCCGCAGCTCGGCGTCTCACTCCGAGTCTTCACGTTCGACGTCGACGACGTGGTCGGCCACCTGGTCAACCCGGTCCTGGAGTTCCCCGACGAGGAGGAGCAGGAGGGACCCGAGGGTTGCCTCTCGGTTCCCGGCCTCTACTTCGACACGAAGCGCCGGATGAACGCCGTCGCCAAGGGTTTCGACATGCACGGCGAGCCGATCCAGGTCGTCGGCACCGAGCTGATGGCGCGGTGCCTGCAGCACGAGACCGATCACCTCGACGGCGTCCTGTTCGTCGACCGGCTCGACCCGGACACGAAGAAGGAAGCGATGCGCGCGATCCGGCAGGCCGAATGGGCGAACGAGCCGGCGCCGACGGTCAAGGTCAGCCCGCACCCGCTGTTCGGGAAGCTCCGGTGA
- the rpe gene encoding ribulose-phosphate 3-epimerase — MELFVAPSILSADFARLADAAASVAGRPGTPGADWLHVDVMDNHFVPNLTLGLPVVKSIKAATDIPLDCHLMIDDPGRWAPGYAEAGAHNVTFHAEATDDPSAVARDLRKAGAKAGLALKPGTPLEPYLEILRGFDTLLVMTVEPGFGGQDFIAEVLPKVTEARRRVQTGHLELRIEVDGGINADTIHAAAEAGADTFVAGSAVYNADDPAAAVAALRSAAVRAAESAAIR; from the coding sequence GTGGAGCTCTTCGTCGCACCGAGCATTCTGTCCGCAGACTTCGCCCGTCTGGCCGACGCCGCCGCGTCGGTCGCGGGCCGGCCCGGCACGCCGGGGGCGGACTGGCTGCACGTCGACGTCATGGACAACCACTTCGTTCCGAACCTCACGCTCGGCCTGCCGGTCGTCAAGAGCATCAAGGCGGCGACCGACATCCCGCTCGACTGCCACCTGATGATCGACGACCCGGGCCGCTGGGCACCCGGTTACGCCGAGGCGGGCGCACACAACGTCACGTTCCACGCCGAGGCCACCGACGACCCGTCCGCGGTGGCGCGCGACCTGAGAAAAGCGGGTGCGAAGGCCGGTCTGGCGCTCAAGCCGGGCACCCCGCTGGAGCCGTACCTGGAGATCCTCCGTGGCTTCGACACGCTGCTCGTGATGACCGTCGAGCCGGGCTTCGGCGGGCAGGACTTCATCGCCGAGGTGCTGCCGAAGGTCACCGAGGCCCGTCGCCGGGTCCAGACCGGGCACCTCGAGCTGCGAATCGAGGTCGACGGCGGCATCAACGCCGACACGATCCACGCGGCGGCCGAAGCGGGCGCGGACACGTTCGTCGCGGGGTCCGCCGTCTACAACGCCGACGATCCGGCCGCCGCCGTCGCCGCTCTGCGGTCCGCGGCGGTCCGTGCGGCGGAGTCGGCGGCGATCCGGTGA
- a CDS encoding bifunctional 3,4-dihydroxy-2-butanone-4-phosphate synthase/GTP cyclohydrolase II produces MTEVTFGTIEQAIADIAAGKAVVVVDDEDRENEGDLVFAASAATPELLAFTIRYSSGVVCAPVTEADADRLDLPPMHHTNQDSKGTAYTVSVDARDKTTTGISAAERAHTIRLLGDPDATADAFTRPGHVFPLRAVDGGVLARPGHTEAAVDLARMAGLHPAGVVAEVVNDDGTMARLPELAAFSDTHDLTLITIADLVAYRRRTERQVEREVDARVPTRHGAFRAVGYRGTVDETEHVAFVLGDVEGEDDILVRVHSECLTGDVFGSLRCDCGPQLESALEAVATEGRGVVVYLRGHEGRGIGLLHKLRAYELQDTGADTVDANLELGLPVDARDYAIGAQILLDLQIRSVRLLTNNPAKRTSLERYGVRVHDRVALPTHAHPENVRYLRTKRDRMGHEIVGLPDEIAVASAVIESAPVRERATLGAPA; encoded by the coding sequence ATGACCGAGGTGACGTTCGGCACGATCGAGCAGGCGATCGCGGACATCGCGGCCGGAAAGGCCGTCGTCGTCGTCGACGACGAGGACCGGGAGAACGAGGGCGACCTGGTGTTCGCCGCGTCCGCGGCGACCCCGGAACTGCTCGCGTTCACGATCCGGTACAGCTCCGGCGTCGTCTGCGCGCCGGTCACCGAGGCGGACGCCGACCGGCTGGACCTGCCCCCGATGCACCACACGAACCAGGACAGCAAGGGCACCGCGTACACGGTCTCGGTGGACGCTAGGGACAAGACCACGACCGGCATCTCCGCCGCCGAGCGCGCACACACGATCCGGCTCCTCGGCGACCCGGACGCCACCGCGGACGCGTTCACCCGGCCCGGCCACGTGTTCCCGCTACGCGCGGTCGATGGCGGCGTGCTGGCCCGGCCCGGCCACACCGAAGCCGCCGTGGACCTCGCTCGGATGGCCGGTCTGCACCCGGCGGGTGTGGTCGCCGAGGTCGTGAACGACGACGGCACGATGGCGCGCCTGCCGGAGCTGGCCGCGTTCTCGGACACCCACGACCTCACGCTGATCACGATCGCCGACCTGGTCGCGTACCGGAGGCGCACCGAGCGGCAGGTGGAGCGGGAGGTCGACGCCCGGGTCCCGACCCGGCACGGCGCGTTCCGCGCCGTCGGCTACCGCGGCACGGTCGACGAGACCGAGCACGTCGCGTTCGTGCTGGGCGACGTCGAGGGTGAGGACGACATCCTGGTGCGCGTGCACTCGGAGTGCCTCACCGGCGACGTGTTCGGCAGCCTGCGGTGCGACTGCGGGCCGCAGCTGGAGTCGGCGCTCGAAGCGGTGGCCACCGAGGGCCGCGGAGTCGTCGTCTACCTGCGCGGACACGAGGGCCGTGGGATCGGCCTGCTGCACAAGCTGCGCGCGTACGAGCTGCAGGACACCGGCGCGGACACCGTCGACGCCAACCTCGAACTCGGGCTGCCGGTGGACGCCAGGGACTACGCGATCGGTGCGCAGATCCTGCTCGACCTGCAGATCCGGTCGGTCCGGCTGCTGACGAACAACCCGGCGAAACGGACCAGCCTGGAGCGCTACGGGGTCCGTGTGCACGATCGGGTCGCGCTGCCCACCCACGCCCATCCGGAGAACGTCCGGTACCTCCGCACGAAGCGCGACCGGATGGGCCACGAGATCGTCGGGCTGCCCGACGAGATCGCGGTCGCGTCCGCGGTGATCGAGAGCGCACCGGTCCGGGAGCGCGCCACGCTCGGAGCGCCGGCATGA
- the ribH gene encoding 6,7-dimethyl-8-ribityllumazine synthase, with protein sequence MSGAGAADLGTVDAAGLRLGVVATRWHQEIADHLLDRALAAAAVSGVTDIVTARVAGAIELPVVAQELARRCDAVVALGVVVRGGTPHFEYVCDAVTAGLTRVALDSGVPVGNGVLTCDTDEQARDRAGFEGSAEDKGREATLAALDAALVLRDLRRAPVPKVGFGVG encoded by the coding sequence ATGAGCGGCGCGGGCGCGGCCGACCTCGGAACCGTCGACGCGGCCGGGCTGCGGCTCGGCGTCGTCGCCACTCGCTGGCACCAGGAGATCGCCGACCACCTGCTGGACCGCGCGCTGGCCGCGGCGGCGGTGAGCGGCGTGACCGACATCGTCACCGCCCGGGTCGCGGGAGCCATCGAGCTGCCGGTCGTCGCCCAGGAGCTGGCCCGGCGGTGTGACGCGGTCGTGGCGCTGGGCGTCGTCGTCCGCGGCGGAACACCGCACTTCGAGTACGTCTGCGACGCGGTGACCGCCGGCCTCACCCGGGTCGCGCTGGATTCCGGCGTCCCGGTGGGGAACGGCGTCCTCACCTGCGACACCGACGAGCAGGCCCGGGACCGGGCCGGCTTCGAGGGCAGCGCCGAGGACAAGGGACGCGAGGCGACGCTCGCGGCTCTCGACGCGGCGCTGGTCCTCCGTGATCTGCGTCGCGCCCCGGTGCCGAAGGTGGGCTTCGGCGTCGGCTGA
- a CDS encoding riboflavin synthase, which yields MFTGIVEELGTLAGIDHLDRAARLTLKGPRVAADAAHGDSIAVNGVCLTVVDATADGFTADVMAETLDRSTLGGVAPGDRVNLERAATLSTRLGGHLVQGHVDGVGTVLERRPDTHWEIVRISLPADLARYVVEKGSITVDGVSLTVSAVTDDHFEVSLIPTTLALTTLGTRGVGAPVNLEVDVIAKYVEKLVHTREERA from the coding sequence ATGTTCACCGGCATCGTGGAAGAACTCGGCACCCTGGCCGGCATCGACCACCTCGACAGAGCCGCCCGGCTCACCCTGAAGGGTCCACGGGTGGCCGCGGACGCCGCCCACGGCGACTCGATCGCGGTCAACGGCGTCTGTCTCACGGTCGTCGACGCCACCGCGGACGGATTCACCGCCGACGTGATGGCCGAGACGCTCGACCGCTCCACGCTGGGAGGGGTGGCGCCCGGCGACCGGGTCAACCTCGAACGGGCGGCCACGCTCAGCACTCGGCTCGGCGGTCACCTGGTCCAGGGCCACGTCGACGGCGTCGGCACGGTGCTGGAACGGCGCCCGGACACACACTGGGAGATCGTCCGGATCAGCCTGCCCGCCGACCTGGCCCGGTACGTGGTGGAGAAGGGCTCGATCACCGTCGACGGCGTCTCGCTCACCGTCTCTGCCGTGACTGACGACCACTTCGAGGTCAGCCTCATCCCGACCACGCTCGCGCTGACGACGCTCGGCACCCGTGGCGTCGGGGCGCCGGTCAACCTCGAGGTCGACGTCATCGCGAAGTACGTCGAAAAGCTGGTCCACACGCGGGAGGAGCGGGCATGA
- a CDS encoding PH domain-containing protein has translation MAEVSSGTPDVVRARPHRLTIVAWILAVAIVVIFGVVAVLLGRPTTTEDPDVGAPFGIGDQLGMVFLGILMAGGVLSLTRPRVVADAHQVKVQNVVGGITVPWTLVRGVRFDQHSPWAALELLDDELVSVLAVQAADKQRAVDAVRGLRRLHAAAWEGKQPPQ, from the coding sequence GTGGCCGAGGTGAGCAGCGGTACGCCGGACGTCGTCCGGGCCCGGCCGCACCGGCTGACGATCGTCGCCTGGATCCTGGCGGTCGCGATCGTCGTGATCTTCGGTGTCGTCGCGGTGCTGCTCGGCCGCCCGACGACCACCGAGGACCCGGACGTCGGCGCACCGTTCGGCATCGGCGACCAGCTCGGGATGGTGTTCCTCGGCATCCTGATGGCCGGGGGAGTGCTGTCGCTGACCCGGCCGCGGGTGGTCGCCGACGCGCACCAGGTGAAGGTCCAAAACGTCGTCGGCGGCATCACCGTGCCGTGGACGCTGGTCCGCGGCGTGCGATTCGATCAGCATTCGCCGTGGGCCGCGCTCGAGCTGCTGGACGACGAGTTGGTCTCGGTGCTGGCCGTACAGGCTGCGGACAAACAACGGGCCGTGGACGCCGTCCGCGGGCTCCGGCGGCTGCACGCCGCGGCCTGGGAAGGCAAGCAGCCACCGCAATGA
- the fmt gene encoding methionyl-tRNA formyltransferase, which yields MRLVFAGTPAVAVPPLERLLQTGHEVVAVVTRPDAPSGRGRKLHRSPVGEVADAHGIEVLTPAKAGDPDFLARLAELAPDLAPVVAYGGLVPPSALAVPRLGWINLHFSLLPAWRGAAPVQHAILHGDELTGAAVFQLEKGLDTGPVFGTLTEPIRPDDTAGALLERLSVAGGELLAQVVDGIAAGALTPVAQPSDGVSLAPKLTVEDAHLDWSVPAFAIDRRIRACTPAPGAWTTFRGERVKVGPVRPTPDAAERPAPGTLLVERKRILVGTATDPVVLGDVVPPGKKAMPATDWARGVRPEPGERFE from the coding sequence CTGCGCCTGGTTTTCGCCGGCACACCAGCGGTCGCCGTACCACCGCTGGAGCGGCTCCTGCAGACCGGCCATGAGGTGGTCGCGGTCGTCACCCGGCCCGATGCGCCGTCCGGACGCGGGCGCAAGCTGCACCGGTCGCCGGTCGGCGAGGTCGCCGACGCGCACGGCATCGAGGTGCTGACCCCGGCGAAGGCCGGTGATCCCGACTTCCTGGCCAGACTCGCCGAGCTGGCGCCCGACCTCGCGCCGGTCGTCGCGTACGGCGGGCTGGTGCCGCCGTCGGCGCTGGCCGTGCCACGCCTCGGCTGGATCAACCTGCACTTCTCGCTGCTGCCCGCCTGGCGCGGGGCCGCGCCGGTGCAGCACGCGATCCTGCACGGCGACGAGTTGACCGGCGCCGCGGTGTTCCAGTTGGAGAAGGGGCTGGACACCGGACCGGTGTTCGGCACGCTCACCGAGCCGATCCGGCCGGACGATACGGCCGGCGCGCTGCTGGAGCGGCTGTCGGTGGCCGGTGGCGAACTGTTGGCCCAGGTGGTCGACGGCATCGCGGCCGGAGCGCTGACGCCGGTCGCGCAGCCGTCCGACGGGGTGTCGCTGGCGCCGAAGCTCACCGTCGAGGACGCGCACCTCGACTGGTCGGTGCCCGCGTTCGCGATCGACCGGCGGATCCGGGCGTGCACGCCCGCGCCGGGGGCCTGGACGACGTTCCGGGGCGAACGGGTCAAGGTGGGGCCGGTGCGCCCCACACCAGACGCCGCCGAACGCCCGGCGCCGGGGACGCTGCTGGTCGAGCGGAAGCGGATACTGGTCGGGACCGCCACGGACCCGGTGGTTCTCGGCGACGTCGTCCCGCCGGGCAAGAAGGCGATGCCCGCCACCGACTGGGCGCGCGGCGTCCGGCCGGAACCCGGCGAACGCTTCGAGTGA
- a CDS encoding GGDEF domain-containing response regulator, which produces MTASAGPAGGETPGELPRAGGHRGSEGLILVVDDDADVTTLVAMNLRFEGFEVVVANEARSGLAAIERHRPDLVLLDVMMPRVDGFELCRQLRASPLTAALPIIMLTAKDLSADRIQGLTAGADDYIVKPFDLSELVARVRSTLRRNREMRDVSPLTGLPGNTRILDAIAERIAARRDHGWEYAVCYIDLDNFKTVNDVYGFYRGDQMLTAAAGALHTSTIGVAGPPPFLGHIGGDDFLVVCTPDQITPITDRAIRLFDQSSRVLYDPDDLARGYFEVLDRQGRLRRHGLLTLSIGVALSTQRRFTDHREVVAAASEMKAVAKRTEGSMVAVDRRRDPEPGRGRSARERAAIEPVAEPDSV; this is translated from the coding sequence GTGACCGCGAGCGCGGGGCCGGCCGGGGGAGAGACTCCCGGGGAGCTCCCGCGCGCCGGAGGCCACCGGGGCTCCGAAGGGCTGATCCTCGTCGTCGACGACGACGCCGACGTCACCACGCTGGTCGCGATGAACCTGCGGTTCGAGGGCTTCGAGGTGGTGGTGGCCAACGAGGCCCGCAGCGGGCTGGCCGCGATCGAACGGCACCGGCCCGACCTGGTTCTGCTGGACGTGATGATGCCGCGGGTCGACGGCTTCGAGCTGTGCAGGCAGTTACGCGCGTCGCCGCTGACCGCCGCGTTGCCGATCATCATGCTCACCGCCAAGGACCTGTCCGCCGACCGCATCCAGGGGCTCACCGCGGGCGCCGACGACTACATCGTCAAGCCGTTCGACCTGAGCGAGCTCGTCGCGCGGGTCCGGTCGACGCTGCGGCGCAACCGCGAGATGCGGGACGTCTCGCCGCTGACCGGCCTGCCCGGCAACACCCGGATCCTGGACGCGATCGCCGAGCGGATCGCCGCCCGCCGGGACCACGGCTGGGAGTACGCGGTCTGCTACATCGACCTCGACAACTTCAAGACCGTCAACGACGTCTACGGCTTCTACCGCGGCGACCAGATGCTCACCGCGGCGGCCGGCGCGCTGCACACGTCCACGATCGGGGTCGCCGGCCCGCCGCCGTTCCTCGGCCACATCGGCGGCGACGACTTCCTCGTCGTCTGCACGCCCGACCAGATCACGCCGATCACCGACCGGGCGATCCGGCTGTTCGACCAGTCCAGCCGGGTGCTCTACGACCCCGACGACCTGGCCCGCGGCTACTTCGAGGTGCTCGACCGGCAGGGCCGGTTACGGCGGCACGGGCTGCTGACGCTCTCGATCGGCGTCGCCCTCTCGACCCAGCGCCGGTTCACCGACCACCGGGAGGTGGTCGCCGCGGCCAGCGAGATGAAGGCCGTGGCCAAGCGCACCGAGGGGTCGATGGTCGCGGTCGACCGGCGGCGCGACCCGGAGCCCGGGCGGGGCCGCTCGGCCCGGGAACGGGCCGCGATCGAACCGGTGGCGGAGCCCGACTCCGTTTGA
- a CDS encoding phosphoribosyl-ATP diphosphatase, with product MKTFDALFAELSAKVAAGTPGSGTVEAVRAGVHTVGKKVVEEAAEVWMAAEHESAERTAEEISQLLYHLQVLMLARGLTLDDVYAHL from the coding sequence GTGAAAACGTTCGATGCGCTGTTCGCCGAACTCTCGGCCAAGGTGGCCGCCGGCACCCCGGGTTCCGGCACGGTGGAGGCGGTGCGGGCAGGCGTCCATACCGTCGGTAAGAAGGTCGTCGAGGAAGCGGCCGAGGTCTGGATGGCCGCGGAGCACGAGTCCGCGGAGCGGACCGCCGAAGAGATCTCGCAGCTGCTCTACCACCTGCAGGTCTTGATGCTGGCCCGCGGCCTGACCCTCGACGACGTCTACGCCCACCTGTAA
- the hisG gene encoding ATP phosphoribosyltransferase, which translates to MLRIAVPNKGSLSERATTMLAEAGYLQRRDPKELVLVDAENEVEFFYLRPRDIAVYVGSGDLDLGVTGRDLLLDSGADAVEMLALGFGKSTFRFAARPGTVESIGDLAGRRIATSYAGLVRQHLAEHGVAAEVIRLDGAVETAIRLGVADVIADVVETGATLRQQGLEIVAEPILRSEAVVIRGKGQSESGADHRVDQLTRRLNGVLVARRYVMLAYDVELARLDAAVALTPGIEGPTISPLHKDGWVAVQAMVPREDTNRIMDSLYDLGARAILVTSIHACRL; encoded by the coding sequence ATGCTGCGCATCGCCGTCCCCAACAAGGGCTCGCTCTCCGAGCGAGCCACCACGATGCTCGCCGAGGCGGGCTACCTTCAGCGCCGCGACCCCAAAGAACTCGTTCTGGTGGACGCCGAGAACGAGGTCGAGTTCTTCTACCTCCGCCCCCGTGACATCGCGGTGTACGTGGGCTCCGGCGACCTCGATCTCGGGGTCACCGGCCGCGACCTGCTGCTCGACTCGGGCGCCGACGCCGTCGAGATGCTCGCGCTGGGCTTCGGCAAGTCCACGTTCCGTTTCGCCGCCCGCCCGGGCACCGTCGAGTCGATCGGCGACCTGGCCGGACGCCGCATCGCGACGTCGTACGCCGGCCTGGTGCGCCAGCACCTCGCCGAGCACGGAGTGGCCGCCGAGGTGATCCGGCTGGACGGTGCGGTCGAGACCGCGATCCGGCTGGGTGTCGCCGACGTGATCGCGGACGTCGTCGAGACCGGTGCGACGCTCCGCCAGCAGGGCCTGGAGATCGTCGCGGAGCCGATCCTGCGGTCGGAGGCCGTGGTGATCCGCGGCAAGGGTCAGAGCGAGTCCGGTGCCGACCACCGCGTCGACCAGCTGACCCGCCGGCTCAACGGCGTCCTCGTCGCCCGCCGGTACGTGATGCTGGCCTACGACGTCGAGCTGGCCCGCCTGGACGCCGCGGTAGCGCTCACCCCCGGCATCGAGGGGCCGACGATCTCCCCGCTGCACAAGGACGGGTGGGTCGCGGTGCAGGCCATGGTGCCCCGGGAGGACACGAATCGGATCATGGACTCGCTCTACGACCTCGGTGCCCGGGCCATCCTGGTCACGTCGATTCACGCCTGCCGCCTGTGA